A stretch of Anaeromyxobacter dehalogenans 2CP-1 DNA encodes these proteins:
- a CDS encoding efflux RND transporter periplasmic adaptor subunit yields MPPLRPALLLAIAATACGRRGADRPPPPPAPATAPAPAAGPAAAAAHLAAPERIRFAPRVTATGTLKARQASALAVSVAGTLERVAVRRGQEVREGALLAALDPGAAAAAVRQAEAAVAAARAQLALAEDALARTERLRREEGASEAQATQARAQRDLVAAHLAAAQAQAEQARVHLSHHRLVAPFPGVVTRVPDGVGIAVSPGVPLVTLVTTRELVLETSLTQSEAAELRPGARATVSVPGTGARAADAVVTVVVPAVDPATNRVPVEIAVANAGGRFLANAYARAELPRGAEREAWRVPAAALVQRAGGHAVWVAGGDGRARTLPVRLLAEDGETAVVLPEGGAWPEGLRVVTDPPVGLAEGTAVAQVRG; encoded by the coding sequence ATGCCGCCGCTCCGCCCCGCCCTGCTCCTCGCGATCGCCGCGACCGCCTGCGGCCGCCGCGGCGCCGACCGGCCCCCGCCGCCTCCCGCGCCGGCGACCGCCCCCGCGCCCGCCGCGGGGCCGGCGGCCGCCGCCGCCCACCTCGCCGCCCCGGAGCGCATCCGCTTCGCGCCGCGCGTCACCGCCACCGGGACGCTGAAGGCGCGCCAGGCCTCGGCGCTGGCGGTCAGCGTGGCCGGCACGCTGGAGCGCGTCGCGGTGCGCCGCGGCCAGGAGGTGCGCGAGGGAGCGCTCCTGGCGGCGCTCGACCCCGGCGCCGCCGCGGCGGCGGTCCGGCAGGCCGAGGCGGCGGTGGCGGCCGCCCGGGCGCAGCTCGCGCTGGCGGAGGACGCGCTCGCGCGCACCGAGCGGCTCCGCCGCGAGGAGGGCGCGTCGGAGGCGCAGGCCACGCAGGCGCGCGCGCAGCGCGACCTCGTCGCCGCGCACCTCGCCGCGGCCCAGGCGCAGGCGGAGCAGGCGCGGGTCCACCTGTCGCACCACCGGCTGGTCGCGCCGTTCCCCGGGGTCGTCACCCGCGTGCCGGACGGCGTGGGCATCGCCGTCTCGCCCGGCGTCCCGCTCGTCACGCTCGTCACCACGCGCGAGCTGGTGCTCGAGACCTCCCTCACGCAGTCCGAGGCCGCCGAGCTGCGCCCGGGCGCCCGTGCGACGGTGTCGGTCCCCGGCACCGGCGCGCGCGCCGCGGACGCGGTGGTGACGGTGGTGGTCCCCGCGGTGGACCCCGCCACGAACCGCGTGCCGGTGGAGATCGCCGTCGCCAACGCCGGCGGCCGCTTCCTCGCGAACGCCTACGCGCGGGCCGAGCTGCCCCGCGGGGCGGAGCGCGAGGCGTGGCGCGTGCCTGCCGCGGCGCTGGTGCAGCGCGCCGGTGGTCACGCCGTGTGGGTGGCCGGCGGGGACGGCCGGGCGCGGACGCTGCCGGTGCGCCTGCTCGCCGAGGACGGCGAGACGGCGGTGGTGCTGCCGGAGGGCGGCGCCTGGCCGGAGGGGCTGCGCGTGGTCACCGACCCGCCGGTCGGCCTCGCCGAGGGCACGGCAGTGGCGCAGGTGCGTGGATGA
- a CDS encoding adenylyltransferase/cytidyltransferase family protein, with protein MSRLARKRVALEDLAAVRARASAAGRTVALANGVFDLFHVGHLRYLEGARAEADLLVVAVNSDASTRANKGDGRPVVPEAERAEIVAALECVDHVVLFDSKDVVPVIRALRPDVQVKGTDYTPDTIPEAAEVRAYGGRVAVAGDPKDHSTTELIAKLDATRKG; from the coding sequence GTGAGCCGCCTCGCCCGCAAGCGCGTCGCGCTCGAGGATCTCGCCGCGGTGCGCGCCCGCGCCTCCGCGGCCGGGCGCACGGTGGCGCTCGCGAACGGCGTGTTCGACCTGTTCCACGTCGGTCACCTCCGCTACCTGGAGGGCGCCCGGGCCGAGGCCGACCTGCTGGTGGTGGCGGTGAACTCCGACGCGTCCACGCGCGCGAACAAGGGCGACGGCCGCCCGGTGGTGCCCGAGGCCGAGCGGGCCGAGATCGTGGCGGCGCTCGAGTGCGTGGACCACGTGGTGCTGTTCGACTCGAAGGACGTGGTCCCGGTCATCCGGGCCCTGCGGCCGGACGTGCAGGTGAAGGGGACCGACTACACGCCCGACACCATCCCGGAGGCCGCCGAGGTGCGCGCCTACGGCGGCCGGGTGGCGGTGGCCGGAGATCCGAAGGACCACTCCACCACCGAGCTCATCGCGAAGCTCGACGCCACGCGGAAGGGATGA
- a CDS encoding UdgX family uracil-DNA binding protein (This protein belongs to the uracil DNA glycosylase superfamily, members of which act in excision repair of DNA. However, it belongs more specifically to UdgX branch, whose founding member was found to bind uracil in DNA (where it does not belong), without cleaving it, appears to promote DNA repair by a pathway involving RecA, rather than base excision.): MPRRAPPGGTAAPLVPARATLPALRRAAAGCTACPLWERGTQTVFGAGRTRATVMLVGEQPGNDEDRAGEPFVGPAGRLLDRALAAAGLDRRDAYVTNAVKHFKWEPRGKRRIHQKPNAAEVRACLPWLEAEIAAVRPRALVCLGATAAQALLGRGFRLTERRGQPVPSPLAEVVIATLHPSAVLRAPDDAARREALAGLVADLARVAELLRRPRSPEPPATGA, from the coding sequence ATGCCACGGCGCGCTCCCCCCGGCGGCACCGCCGCCCCGCTCGTGCCCGCGCGGGCCACGCTGCCGGCGCTCCGGCGCGCCGCCGCGGGCTGCACCGCCTGTCCGCTGTGGGAGCGCGGGACCCAGACCGTGTTCGGCGCCGGTCGGACTCGCGCGACCGTGATGCTGGTGGGCGAGCAGCCCGGCAACGACGAGGATCGCGCCGGCGAGCCGTTCGTCGGCCCCGCGGGACGGCTGCTAGATCGTGCGCTGGCGGCGGCGGGGCTGGACCGGCGCGACGCCTACGTGACCAACGCGGTGAAGCACTTCAAGTGGGAGCCTCGCGGCAAGCGGCGCATCCACCAGAAGCCGAACGCGGCGGAGGTGCGGGCCTGCCTCCCCTGGCTGGAGGCGGAGATCGCGGCGGTGCGGCCACGGGCGTTGGTGTGCCTGGGGGCGACCGCGGCGCAGGCGCTGCTCGGGCGCGGCTTCCGGCTGACCGAGCGGCGCGGGCAGCCGGTGCCCTCGCCGCTGGCGGAGGTCGTGATCGCGACGCTGCACCCGTCGGCCGTGCTGCGCGCGCCGGACGACGCGGCCCGCCGCGAGGCGCTCGCGGGCCTGGTGGCGGATCTGGCGCGGGTCGCGGAGCTGCTGCGCCGGCCCCGTTCGCCGGAGCCCCCCGCCACCGGCGCCTGA
- a CDS encoding Trm112 family protein → MALSPELKDILACPKCKGELEFREADHEIRCNRCRLAFRIEDDIPVMLLDEARPLL, encoded by the coding sequence ATGGCGCTGTCGCCCGAGCTGAAGGACATCCTGGCCTGCCCGAAGTGCAAGGGCGAGCTGGAGTTCCGCGAGGCGGATCACGAGATCCGCTGCAACCGCTGCCGGCTCGCGTTCCGCATCGAGGACGACATCCCGGTGATGCTCCTCGACGAGGCGCGCCCGCTCCTTTGA
- a CDS encoding NUDIX domain-containing protein, translating into MSERRAFSTSVFCRHGGAVLLIRHRRLGTWVPVGGELEPGETPLEGAVRELREETGLTGRFPAGLGVDGSPPGFIGYEEHPAGSKGLHLNFAFVADVAGRDLAACDEWDAARWVTRGELAALECPANVRQLAALALDAPGA; encoded by the coding sequence ATGTCCGAGCGCCGCGCCTTCTCGACCTCCGTCTTCTGCCGCCACGGCGGCGCCGTGCTGCTCATCCGTCACCGGCGCCTCGGCACCTGGGTGCCGGTGGGCGGCGAGCTCGAGCCGGGCGAGACGCCGCTCGAGGGGGCGGTGCGCGAGCTGCGCGAGGAGACCGGCCTCACCGGGCGGTTCCCGGCGGGGCTCGGGGTGGACGGATCGCCTCCGGGCTTCATCGGGTACGAGGAGCACCCGGCCGGATCGAAGGGCCTGCACCTGAACTTCGCGTTCGTGGCCGACGTGGCGGGCCGCGACCTCGCCGCCTGCGACGAGTGGGACGCGGCGCGCTGGGTGACGCGGGGCGAGCTCGCGGCGCTGGAGTGCCCGGCGAACGTCCGCCAGCTCGCGGCCCTGGCGCTCGACGCGCCCGGCGCCTAG
- a CDS encoding glycosyltransferase family 4 protein, producing the protein MSAAVRGSGVPMRVLELLSSAWWTGPAERMASVARELRARGHHVEVAVDALREGNLREALRARGFPPREDLALSTKAGPVAYLRDVRHLAAAARDLDVLHANFSHDHTLALLALRRRGARRVVRTVHSSRSLRTNPLQRLVHRATDGLIAVCEAHARALVERFGVPEDRVLATRGAVDADAFRPDGPDLRAALGIEPGAPVAGIVSRIKPGRRHEDLVEAFRLVADRLPEARLVIVGRGEGEEAIRVRVAHRGLQRQVVFAGYRTGPELAAAYRTFDANVLLAEGNDGTCRALLEGMAAGRAGVAYRFGAPAEAIVDGTTGLLAAEGDVPALGAALIELLGAPARARALGAAARERMAALFTEAARGEAVERFLAQVLALPPARGAD; encoded by the coding sequence ATGAGCGCGGCCGTGCGCGGGAGCGGCGTCCCCATGCGCGTGCTGGAGCTGCTCTCGTCCGCGTGGTGGACCGGCCCCGCCGAGCGCATGGCCTCGGTCGCGCGCGAGCTGCGCGCCCGCGGGCACCACGTGGAGGTGGCGGTGGACGCGCTGCGGGAGGGCAACCTCCGGGAGGCGCTCCGCGCGCGCGGGTTCCCGCCGCGGGAGGACCTGGCGCTGTCCACCAAGGCCGGGCCGGTCGCGTACCTGCGCGACGTGCGCCACCTGGCCGCCGCGGCGCGCGACCTCGACGTGCTGCACGCGAACTTCTCGCACGACCACACGCTCGCGCTCCTGGCGCTGCGCCGCCGCGGCGCGCGTCGGGTGGTCCGCACGGTCCACTCGTCCCGGTCGCTCCGCACCAACCCGCTCCAGCGGCTGGTGCACCGGGCCACCGACGGGCTGATCGCCGTGTGCGAGGCGCACGCGCGCGCGCTGGTGGAGCGGTTCGGCGTGCCCGAGGATCGGGTGCTCGCGACGCGGGGCGCGGTGGACGCCGACGCGTTCCGGCCGGACGGGCCGGACCTGCGCGCGGCGCTCGGGATCGAGCCGGGCGCGCCGGTGGCGGGCATCGTCTCGCGCATCAAGCCGGGGCGCCGCCACGAGGACCTGGTGGAGGCGTTCCGGCTCGTGGCCGACCGGCTGCCCGAGGCGCGCCTGGTGATCGTCGGCCGCGGGGAGGGCGAGGAGGCGATCCGGGTGCGCGTTGCGCACCGCGGGCTGCAGCGCCAGGTCGTGTTCGCGGGGTATCGCACCGGTCCGGAGCTGGCCGCGGCGTACCGGACGTTCGACGCGAACGTGCTGCTGGCGGAGGGCAACGACGGGACGTGCCGCGCGCTCCTGGAGGGCATGGCGGCGGGGCGGGCCGGCGTCGCCTACCGCTTCGGCGCGCCCGCCGAGGCGATCGTGGATGGCACCACCGGGCTGCTCGCGGCGGAGGGCGACGTTCCCGCGCTCGGCGCCGCGCTGATCGAGCTGCTCGGCGCGCCGGCGCGGGCCCGGGCGCTGGGCGCGGCCGCGCGCGAGCGGATGGCGGCGCTGTTCACCGAGGCGGCGCGCGGCGAGGCGGTGGAGCGGTTCCTCGCGCAGGTGCTCGCCTTGCCGCCGGCCCGCGGCGCGGACTAA
- a CDS encoding efflux RND transporter permease subunit — protein MTLSDVAIRRPVFTAMMSVTLVVLGLLGLRRLGTDLYPDVSMPFVTVTTTYPGASPSDVEETVTRPIEDAVSSIAGIDKVFSSSREDVSLVFIEFELSVPLGEAVQNVRDKVGVAQGELPLGARAPVIAQYDVAAQPVLVFSAASGQDAIALREKLDDQVRPRLEQLEGVAAVRIVGGAEPEVSVDLSRDRLRAIGLDPEAVFRRVQGEHLDLPGGKFPAGDGEVGIRVRGEFQDVDALRHMPVAAAQDGSLMRLGDVALVRKGAKEPKTLVRTDGVDAVAVEVVKQAGANSAAVANEVKRLLPELQAELGFRAQVLVDQSEIIEANAHEVWVAIFFGGAMAVLIILLFLLDVRGTIISALALPTSVVGTLFVMYWMGFSLNQLTLLGLSLAIGLLIDDAVVVRESITRRLEAGDPPAVAASRGTQEIALAVMATTFTLVAVFVPVAFMQGITGQFFRQFGLTITVAVLISLFVAFTLDPMLSARFVRAHVPGQARREHALARRIRAGFDASDRVYARTLDWVLRHRGLTFAAAALLFLASLAVAPLLGSEFAPKEDRNQLIVNLEYPPGTSLATASRRSATLEARVRALPGVTAVYATIGYQEDPRQVRWRVNLVDKNARREGVESYKDWIRGVLAADERLATRAVSDPPMLEGIGDFPPVLMHVTGRDFTRLREEAERLVEAMRAVPALTDIQLKDSPGKPELQVEVDREEAARLGVPAGAVALQVRLATQGEVAGKLREGRRESEIRVRLTGDDRGSRDALDGMWISTPRGPVALAQLARLERSTSPAVIEHQRRERSISVWAQIAPGHDLGGAVQALRARVGARPLPAGYGYIWDGMQKEQAESQANMGMALLIAVVFIFIVLASQFESFIHPFTIMLSLPLAIVGAVLGLGLAGQTVNMGSLIGIILLMGLVTKNAILLVDGALQHLREGDDPETAVRRSGPRRLRPILMTSGAMILGMLPTALGKGMGSEFRAPMAIAVIGGVITSTMLTLWVVPVVFVWVEKVRRRGRRGPRAIAAADADASAPAPEAAVRDRAAGGV, from the coding sequence ATGACGCTCTCCGACGTCGCCATCCGCAGGCCCGTCTTCACCGCCATGATGTCGGTGACGCTGGTGGTGCTCGGGCTGCTCGGCCTGCGCCGGCTCGGCACCGATCTCTACCCCGACGTCAGCATGCCGTTCGTCACCGTCACCACCACGTACCCCGGCGCGAGCCCGAGCGACGTGGAGGAGACCGTCACCCGGCCGATCGAGGACGCCGTCTCCTCCATCGCCGGGATCGACAAGGTGTTCTCGTCCTCGCGCGAGGACGTGTCGCTGGTGTTCATCGAGTTCGAGCTGTCGGTGCCGCTGGGCGAGGCGGTCCAGAACGTCCGGGACAAGGTGGGCGTCGCGCAGGGGGAGCTTCCGCTCGGCGCCCGGGCGCCGGTGATCGCGCAGTACGACGTCGCGGCGCAGCCAGTGCTCGTGTTCTCGGCGGCGTCCGGGCAGGACGCCATCGCGCTCCGCGAGAAGCTCGACGACCAGGTGCGCCCGCGCCTCGAGCAGCTCGAGGGCGTCGCGGCGGTGCGCATCGTGGGCGGCGCCGAGCCGGAGGTCTCGGTGGACCTGTCCCGCGACCGGCTCCGCGCCATCGGGCTGGATCCGGAGGCGGTGTTCCGGCGCGTGCAGGGCGAGCACCTCGACCTGCCCGGCGGGAAGTTCCCGGCCGGCGACGGCGAGGTCGGCATCCGCGTGCGCGGCGAGTTCCAGGACGTGGACGCGCTCCGCCACATGCCGGTGGCCGCCGCGCAGGACGGCTCGCTGATGCGGCTCGGCGACGTGGCCCTGGTGCGCAAGGGCGCCAAGGAGCCGAAGACGCTGGTCCGGACGGACGGGGTGGACGCGGTCGCGGTCGAGGTCGTGAAGCAGGCCGGCGCGAACTCCGCCGCGGTCGCGAACGAGGTGAAGCGGCTCCTGCCCGAGCTGCAGGCCGAGCTCGGGTTCCGGGCGCAGGTCCTGGTGGACCAGTCGGAGATCATCGAGGCCAACGCGCACGAGGTGTGGGTCGCCATCTTCTTCGGCGGCGCCATGGCCGTCCTCATCATCCTCCTCTTCCTGCTCGACGTGCGCGGCACGATCATCTCCGCGCTGGCGCTGCCGACGTCGGTGGTGGGCACGCTGTTCGTGATGTACTGGATGGGCTTCTCGCTGAACCAGCTCACCCTGCTCGGCCTCTCGCTCGCGATCGGCCTGCTCATCGACGACGCGGTGGTGGTCCGCGAGAGCATCACCCGGCGCCTCGAGGCGGGCGACCCGCCGGCGGTGGCCGCCAGCCGCGGCACGCAGGAGATCGCGCTGGCCGTGATGGCGACGACCTTCACCCTGGTGGCGGTGTTCGTGCCCGTCGCGTTCATGCAGGGCATCACCGGCCAGTTCTTCCGGCAGTTCGGGCTCACCATCACGGTGGCCGTGCTGATCTCGCTGTTCGTCGCGTTCACGCTCGACCCGATGCTCTCGGCGCGGTTCGTCCGCGCCCACGTCCCGGGCCAGGCGCGGCGCGAGCACGCGCTGGCGCGGCGGATCCGCGCCGGGTTCGACGCGAGCGATCGCGTGTACGCGCGCACGCTGGACTGGGTGCTCCGGCACCGCGGCCTCACCTTCGCGGCGGCCGCGCTGCTCTTCCTTGCGAGCCTGGCGGTGGCCCCGCTGCTCGGGTCCGAGTTCGCGCCCAAGGAGGACCGCAACCAGCTCATCGTCAACCTGGAGTACCCGCCGGGCACCAGCCTCGCCACCGCCTCGCGGCGCAGCGCCACGCTGGAGGCCCGCGTCCGCGCGCTGCCCGGGGTGACCGCGGTCTACGCGACCATCGGCTACCAGGAGGACCCGCGGCAGGTCCGCTGGCGGGTCAACCTGGTGGACAAGAACGCCCGCCGCGAAGGCGTGGAGAGCTACAAGGACTGGATCCGCGGCGTGCTCGCGGCCGACGAACGGCTCGCGACGCGGGCCGTCTCGGACCCGCCCATGCTCGAGGGCATCGGCGACTTCCCGCCGGTGCTCATGCACGTGACCGGCCGCGACTTCACCCGGCTCCGCGAGGAGGCGGAGCGGCTGGTCGAGGCGATGCGGGCGGTCCCGGCGCTCACCGACATCCAGCTCAAGGACTCGCCGGGGAAGCCCGAGCTGCAGGTCGAGGTGGACCGGGAGGAGGCGGCGCGGCTGGGCGTCCCGGCCGGCGCGGTCGCGCTGCAGGTACGCCTCGCCACCCAGGGCGAGGTGGCGGGCAAGCTGCGCGAGGGGCGCCGCGAGTCGGAGATCCGCGTGCGGCTGACCGGGGACGACCGGGGGTCGCGCGACGCGCTCGACGGGATGTGGATCTCGACGCCCCGCGGGCCGGTGGCGCTCGCGCAGCTCGCGCGGCTGGAGCGCTCGACCAGCCCGGCGGTCATCGAGCACCAGCGGCGCGAGCGGAGCATCTCGGTGTGGGCGCAGATCGCGCCCGGCCACGACCTGGGCGGCGCGGTGCAGGCGCTCCGCGCCCGGGTCGGCGCGCGCCCGCTGCCGGCCGGCTACGGATACATCTGGGACGGCATGCAGAAGGAGCAGGCCGAGTCGCAGGCGAACATGGGCATGGCACTGCTCATCGCGGTGGTGTTCATCTTCATCGTGCTGGCGAGCCAGTTCGAGTCGTTCATCCACCCGTTCACCATCATGCTCTCGCTGCCGCTCGCGATCGTGGGCGCGGTGCTGGGGCTGGGGCTCGCCGGCCAGACGGTGAACATGGGCTCGCTGATCGGGATCATCCTGCTCATGGGGCTCGTCACCAAGAACGCCATCCTGCTGGTGGACGGAGCGCTCCAGCACCTGCGCGAGGGTGACGACCCGGAGACCGCGGTGCGCCGGTCCGGCCCGCGCCGGCTGCGCCCCATCCTCATGACCAGCGGCGCGATGATCCTCGGCATGCTCCCCACCGCCCTCGGCAAGGGCATGGGCAGCGAGTTCCGGGCGCCCATGGCCATCGCGGTCATCGGCGGCGTGATCACCTCCACCATGCTGACGCTGTGGGTGGTGCCGGTGGTCTTCGTCTGGGTGGAGAAGGTCCGCCGCCGCGGCCGGCGCGGGCCGCGCGCCATCGCCGCCGCTGACGCCGACGCCAGCGCGCCGGCGCCGGAGGCCGCCGTCCGCGATCGGGCCGCCGGCGGGGTCTGA
- the mtnP gene encoding S-methyl-5'-thioadenosine phosphorylase, translating into MARAMVGVIGGTGLGEALGALGGGEVRALDTPFGRPSAPITLTEVGGVPVALLPRHGEGHMLNPSQVPYRANIWALKSLGVTHVLASGAVGSLREEVAPRNLVIPDQVIDKTFRRAGTFFDDLAVHVEFAAPFCTTLRNVLVKAGTGFPARVHQGGTYVCMEGPQFSTRAESELHRSWGASLIGMTVMPEAKLAREAELCYALVALPTDYDCWKPHPASVDQAKLIEEILANVKSATQNAIELIRRAIPHVAALEKPCACQSALALAIWSDRSRIAPATREKLRPILEKYLAG; encoded by the coding sequence ATGGCGCGCGCGATGGTCGGGGTGATCGGGGGGACGGGGCTGGGCGAGGCGCTGGGTGCCCTCGGCGGCGGCGAGGTCCGCGCGCTGGACACGCCCTTCGGCAGGCCCTCCGCGCCGATCACGCTGACCGAGGTGGGCGGGGTGCCGGTGGCGCTCCTCCCGCGGCACGGGGAGGGGCACATGCTCAACCCGTCGCAGGTCCCGTACCGCGCCAACATCTGGGCGCTGAAGTCGCTGGGCGTCACGCACGTGCTCGCGAGCGGCGCCGTCGGCAGCCTCCGCGAGGAGGTCGCGCCGCGCAACCTGGTGATCCCGGACCAGGTCATCGACAAGACCTTCCGCCGCGCCGGCACCTTCTTCGACGACCTCGCGGTCCACGTGGAGTTCGCGGCGCCGTTCTGCACCACCCTCCGCAACGTCCTCGTGAAGGCGGGCACCGGGTTCCCGGCGCGCGTGCACCAGGGCGGGACCTACGTCTGCATGGAGGGCCCGCAGTTCTCGACTCGGGCCGAGAGCGAGCTGCACCGGAGCTGGGGCGCGTCGCTCATCGGGATGACGGTGATGCCGGAGGCGAAGCTCGCCCGCGAGGCCGAGCTCTGCTACGCGCTCGTGGCGCTCCCGACCGACTACGACTGCTGGAAGCCGCACCCGGCCTCGGTGGACCAGGCGAAGCTCATCGAGGAGATCCTGGCGAACGTGAAGTCCGCCACGCAGAACGCGATCGAGCTGATCCGGCGGGCGATCCCGCACGTCGCCGCGCTCGAGAAGCCGTGCGCGTGCCAGTCGGCGCTGGCGCTCGCGATCTGGTCGGATCGCAGCCGGATCGCGCCGGCCACCCGCGAGAAGCTCCGCCCCATCCTGGAGAAGTACCTGGCCGGCTGA
- the gmk gene encoding guanylate kinase: MSSDAAHERLPGLLLVLSAPSGAGKTTLAHRLRDASPDAVFSISATTRAPRGAEREGVDYHFVTAERFADLVAQGAFAEWAEVHGQRYGTLRATVEQALAAGKLALFDIDVQGGAQIKAAWPQQAATVLVLPPDQAELERRLRGRDTDSDETIRRRLVAARAEVARGLGSYDYVVVNDVLEGALAQLQAIVRHERLRHAGRWDPEAARVAEACRRSAAPLGGWAS; this comes from the coding sequence ATGTCGAGTGACGCCGCGCACGAGCGGCTCCCGGGGCTGCTGCTGGTGCTCTCGGCGCCGTCGGGGGCGGGGAAGACCACGCTCGCGCACCGGCTGCGGGACGCCTCGCCCGACGCCGTGTTCTCGATCTCGGCCACCACCCGCGCCCCGCGCGGCGCCGAGCGCGAGGGCGTGGACTACCACTTCGTCACCGCGGAGCGGTTTGCCGATCTGGTGGCGCAGGGCGCGTTCGCGGAGTGGGCCGAGGTGCACGGCCAGCGCTACGGCACGCTGCGCGCCACGGTGGAGCAGGCGCTCGCCGCCGGGAAGCTCGCGCTGTTCGACATCGACGTGCAGGGCGGCGCGCAGATCAAGGCGGCGTGGCCGCAGCAGGCCGCCACCGTGCTCGTGCTGCCGCCGGACCAGGCGGAGCTGGAGCGGCGGCTGCGAGGGCGCGACACCGACAGCGACGAGACGATCCGCCGCCGGCTGGTGGCGGCGCGCGCCGAGGTCGCGCGCGGCCTCGGCTCGTACGACTACGTGGTGGTGAACGACGTGCTGGAGGGCGCCCTCGCGCAGCTCCAGGCGATCGTGCGGCACGAGCGGCTGCGCCACGCCGGGCGGTGGGATCCGGAGGCCGCGCGGGTGGCCGAGGCCTGCCGCCGCAGCGCCGCGCCGCTCGGCGGCTGGGCGTCCTAG
- a CDS encoding YicC/YloC family endoribonuclease — protein MIRSMTGFGAGHGAASGEEVDVEVRSVNHKYCEVKVRLPRELAALEHEIAKAVKERLARGGVEVAVRRATAGGGLAARVDVALAESYARAFGEIQARLGLPGAITLADVLAADGVVRLEERTVDAAAGGTAARAALAHALDALVEMRAREGAALARDLGARLDAVEQMVARVAELSPRVVEQYRTRLQERIAELTQGIALDPGRLAQEVALFADRTDVAEEITRLHSHLAQVRALLASAEPAGRKLDFLVQEMHRETNTIGSKSQSAEVAGIVVALKAEIERMREQVQNVE, from the coding sequence ATGATCCGCAGCATGACGGGGTTCGGGGCCGGCCACGGCGCCGCCTCGGGCGAGGAGGTGGACGTCGAGGTCCGCTCCGTCAACCACAAGTACTGCGAGGTGAAGGTCCGCCTCCCCCGCGAGCTCGCCGCGCTCGAGCACGAGATCGCGAAGGCCGTGAAGGAGCGGCTGGCGCGCGGCGGCGTGGAGGTCGCGGTCCGGCGCGCCACGGCCGGCGGCGGCCTGGCGGCTCGCGTTGACGTGGCGCTGGCCGAGTCGTACGCGCGTGCGTTCGGGGAGATCCAGGCGCGCCTCGGGCTCCCGGGCGCGATCACGCTCGCGGACGTGCTGGCGGCGGACGGCGTCGTCCGGTTGGAGGAGCGCACCGTGGACGCCGCCGCGGGGGGCACGGCGGCCCGGGCGGCGCTCGCCCACGCGCTCGACGCGCTGGTGGAGATGCGCGCGCGGGAGGGCGCCGCGCTGGCGCGCGACCTCGGCGCCCGGCTCGACGCGGTCGAGCAGATGGTGGCGCGCGTGGCCGAGCTGTCGCCGCGCGTGGTGGAGCAGTACCGGACGCGCCTGCAGGAGCGGATCGCCGAGCTGACGCAGGGGATCGCGCTCGACCCGGGGCGGCTGGCGCAGGAGGTGGCGCTCTTCGCCGACCGGACCGACGTGGCCGAGGAGATCACGCGGCTGCACAGCCACCTCGCCCAGGTGCGCGCGCTGCTCGCCTCGGCGGAGCCGGCCGGCCGCAAGCTCGACTTCCTCGTCCAGGAGATGCACCGCGAGACGAACACCATCGGCTCGAAGTCGCAGAGCGCCGAGGTAGCCGGCATCGTGGTGGCGCTCAAGGCGGAGATCGAGCGCATGCGCGAGCAGGTGCAGAATGTCGAGTGA